The Anaeromicrobium sediminis genome has a window encoding:
- the rplB gene encoding 50S ribosomal protein L2: MGIKSFRPTSPAVRHMTVSTFEEITKKEPEKSLLVPLKKTAGRNAHGKITVRHKGGGAKRKYRIIDFKRNKDGIPAKVTAIEYDPNRSANIALLTYADGEKRYIVAPNKLVVGSTIVSGPEADIKVGNALPLKNIPVGTIIHNIEMKPGKGAQLVRSAGNSAQLMAKEDKYAQVRLPSGEVRYISVNCKATIGQVGNLDHENITIGKAGRKRHMGIRPTVRGSVMNPNDHPHGGGEGRSPIGRPSPVTPWGKPALGYKTRKKNKASDKFIVKKRNQK; this comes from the coding sequence ATGGGTATCAAAAGTTTTAGACCGACTTCTCCAGCGGTAAGACATATGACTGTTTCAACTTTTGAAGAAATAACTAAAAAAGAGCCAGAAAAGTCATTGTTAGTACCACTTAAGAAAACTGCTGGAAGAAATGCACATGGTAAGATCACAGTTCGTCATAAAGGTGGCGGAGCTAAAAGAAAATATAGAATTATAGATTTCAAGAGAAATAAAGATGGTATCCCTGCAAAGGTAACTGCAATTGAGTATGATCCAAATAGAAGTGCTAACATTGCATTATTAACATATGCAGATGGAGAAAAGAGATATATCGTTGCTCCAAACAAGTTAGTAGTAGGAAGCACAATAGTATCTGGACCAGAAGCAGATATCAAAGTAGGAAATGCATTACCACTTAAAAATATACCAGTAGGTACAATTATCCATAATATCGAAATGAAGCCAGGAAAGGGAGCTCAGTTAGTAAGATCAGCTGGAAACTCTGCTCAATTAATGGCTAAGGAAGATAAATATGCGCAAGTAAGATTACCATCCGGTGAAGTTAGATATATTAGCGTTAATTGTAAAGCTACAATAGGTCAAGTAGGAAACTTAGACCATGAAAACATCACAATCGGTAAAGCTGGACGTAAGAGACATATGGGTATCAGACCTACAGTTAGAGGTTCTGTAATGAATCCTAATGATCATCCACACGGTGGTGGTGAAGGTAGATCACCTATCGGTAGACCTTCTCCTGTTACTCCTTGGGGTAAACCAGCTCTTGGATATAAGACAAGAAAGAAAAACAAA
- the rplW gene encoding 50S ribosomal protein L23, translated as MRTPYDVIKKPVISEKSMDGMADRKYTFEVDMRANKTEVKQAVEAVFGVKVAKVNLIKVVGKVKRQGKYIGKRADRKKAVITLTQDSNGIEFFESMM; from the coding sequence ATGAGAACTCCATATGATGTAATTAAAAAGCCTGTTATCAGTGAAAAAAGTATGGATGGCATGGCAGATAGAAAGTATACTTTTGAAGTAGACATGAGAGCTAACAAAACAGAAGTAAAGCAAGCTGTTGAGGCTGTATTCGGAGTTAAAGTTGCTAAAGTTAATCTTATTAAGGTAGTTGGTAAGGTTAAGAGACAGGGTAAATACATTGGTAAGAGAGCTGACAGAAAGAAGGCTGTTATTACATTGACTCAAGATAGTAATGGAATTGAATTCTTCGAAAGCATGATGTAA